One region of Cucurbita pepo subsp. pepo cultivar mu-cu-16 chromosome LG03, ASM280686v2, whole genome shotgun sequence genomic DNA includes:
- the LOC111791653 gene encoding putative UPF0481 protein At3g02645 yields the protein MASNSFSSTFDECNWVIQIRRTLEEELDDDDGIPVSIFKVPKSLMASDPDSYTPQLVALGPYHCWRPELHEMERIKLSAAKRAKKFSPRDLQFHDLVEQLAKLEHKIRAYYHGYLDLNSETLAWMMAIDACFLLEFLNVYAQQLKILRRVSSRMSHLMDYAGTKPAHNAVLRDIIMLENQIPLFVLRKMMEFQFESTEQSDETLLSMLIGLFAELSPFNTTDEIPEIQISDCAHLLDFLYQMITPKLKEPSEITENPNEIEQSPQILSYRQQVAHRSKQCLLRSIENLIRFTKRAMQSQHVKTIARLPWAILSSIPPFAILKQPAEILFFREQETEPQNPDSNPNANRPPLTEEITIPSVSELFKAGIRFSPSHGGISTITFDRNTGTLYLPTVRLDVNTQATLRNLVAYEASSGLGPLVLTRYTELMNGIVDSDEDVRLLREGGVILNHLKSDEEGAAMWNGMSKSMRLSRVLELDKVIEEVNEYYDGLWRVKMGRFVEAYIYSSWPLLALMAVAWVLFLIALQAFCSLFGCFRALPPKRP from the coding sequence ATGGCCTCCAATTCTTTCTCTTCCACCTTCGACGAATGCAACTGGGTCATTCAAATTCGTCGGACCCTCGAAGAAGAACTCGATGACGACGATGGGATTCCCGTGTCGATCTTCAAGGTCCCTAAATCTCTAATGGCGTCCGATCCAGATTCCTACACTCCGCAATTGGTTGCGTTGGGTCCTTACCATTGTTGGCGCCCAGAGCTCCATGAGATGGAGAGAATCAAGCTCTCCGCTGCAAAAAGGGCTAAGAAATTCAGCCCGAGAGATCTCCAATTTCATGATCTCGTTGAACAATTGGCGAAGCTCGAGCATAAGATTCGAGCGTATTACCACGGTTACTTGGATCTTAATAGCGAAACTCTAGCCTGGATGATGGCCATTGACGCCTGTTTCTTGCTCGAGTTTCTCAATGTCTACGCCCAACAATTGAAGATTCTCCGGCGAGTTTCTTCGAGAATGTCGCATTTGATGGATTACGCTGGGACGAAGCCAGCGCACAACGCCGTTCTCAGAGATATAATCATGCTCGAAAATCAGATTCCATTGTTCGTATTGAGGAAGATGATGGAATTCCAATTCGAATCCACTGAACAATCCGACGAGACTTTGCTCTCCATGTTGATCGGATTGTTCGCAGAGCTTTCTCCATTCAACACCACGGATGAAATTCCAGAGATTCAAATTTCAGATTGCGCTCATTTGCTGGACTTTTTATACCAAATGATCACTCCCAAATTGAAAGAACCATCAGAAATTACCGAAAACCCTAACGAGATCGAACAATCTCCTCAAATTTTGAGTTACAGACAACAAGTCGCACACAGATCCAAGCAATGTCTCTTGAGAtcaatcgaaaacctaattcgTTTCACAAAGCGAGCGATGCAATCTCAACATGTGAAAACGATAGCGCGGCTGCCATGGGCGATCCTCTCCTCGATCCCTCCATTCGCGATCTTAAAACAACCTGCTGAGATTCTATTCTTCAGAGAGCAAGAAACAGAACCTCAAAACCCTGATTCAAATCCGAACGCAAACAGACCGCCATTAACGGAGGAAATAACAATCCCCTCCGTTTCAGAGCTCTTCAAAGCCGGAATCCGCTTCTCACCCTCCCATGGTGGAATCTCAACGATTACCTTCGACAGAAATACCGGAACGCTCTACCTTCCAACGGTGAGGCTAGACGTGAACACACAAGCGACGCTGAGAAACTTAGTAGCATACGAAGCGTCGAGCGGATTAGGGCCGCTGGTTTTAACAAGATACACGGAATTGATGAACGGAATCGTGGATTCCGACGAAGACGTGAGATTGCTGAGAGAAGGAGGAGTGATTCTGAACCATCTGAAGAGCGACGAAGAGGGCGCTGCGATGTGGAATGGAATGAGCAAATCGATGAGATTGAGCAGAGTTTTGGAGTTGGACAAGGTGATCGAAGAGGTGAATGAGTACTACGATGGATTGTGGAGAGTGAAAATGGGAAGATTTGTGGAGGCATATATTTACAGCTCTTGGCCTTTGCTTGCTCTAATGGCGGTGGCTTGGGTTCTGTTCTTGATCGCCCTGCAAGCTTTTTGCTCTCTGTTTGGTTGCTTTCGCGCCCTTCCTCCCAAGCGCCCTTGA